Proteins co-encoded in one Aquincola tertiaricarbonis genomic window:
- the prfB gene encoding peptide chain release factor 2, with product MRAPTRYGGIFDYDRKALRLNEVNAALENPNVWNEPKRAQELGREKRNLDVVVETINHLTSSLSDNIELFDMAKAEADFDSLAAIEEDARKLQGTVEQLEFRRMFNNPADPSNCFIDIQAGAGGTEACDWAGMLLRQYLKYCERKGFTATLEDETPGDIAGIKSATIKVEGDYAFGHLRTETGVHRLVRKSPFDSAGGRHTSFASLFVYPEVDDSIEIEINPSDVRTDTFRASGAGGQHINKTDSAVRLTHIPTGIVVQCQDGRSQHSNRDVAWKRLRSRLYDFEMRKRLEEQQKLEDTKTDVGWGHQIRSYVLDQSRIKDLRTNVEISNTQKVLDGDLDAFIEASLKQGV from the coding sequence CTGCGCGCACCGACGCGCTACGGGGGTATCTTTGACTACGACCGCAAAGCCCTGAGACTCAACGAGGTCAACGCCGCCCTCGAGAACCCCAACGTCTGGAACGAGCCCAAGCGCGCCCAGGAACTGGGCCGCGAGAAGCGCAACCTCGACGTGGTGGTGGAGACCATCAACCACCTGACGAGCAGCCTGTCGGACAACATCGAGTTGTTCGACATGGCCAAGGCCGAAGCCGACTTCGACAGCCTGGCCGCGATCGAAGAAGACGCCCGCAAGCTGCAGGGCACGGTCGAGCAGCTCGAATTCCGCCGGATGTTCAACAACCCGGCCGACCCCAGCAACTGCTTCATCGACATCCAGGCCGGCGCCGGCGGCACCGAGGCCTGCGACTGGGCCGGCATGCTGCTGCGCCAGTACCTGAAGTACTGCGAGCGCAAGGGCTTCACCGCCACGCTGGAAGACGAAACCCCGGGCGACATCGCCGGCATCAAGAGCGCCACCATCAAGGTCGAGGGCGACTACGCCTTCGGCCACCTGCGCACCGAAACCGGTGTGCACCGCCTGGTGCGCAAGAGCCCGTTCGACTCGGCCGGCGGCCGCCACACCAGCTTCGCCTCGCTGTTCGTCTACCCCGAGGTGGACGACTCGATCGAGATCGAGATCAACCCGTCCGACGTGCGCACCGACACCTTCCGCGCCAGCGGCGCGGGCGGCCAGCACATCAACAAGACCGACTCGGCGGTGCGGCTGACCCACATCCCCACCGGCATCGTGGTGCAGTGCCAGGACGGCCGCAGCCAGCACAGCAACCGCGACGTGGCCTGGAAGCGGCTGCGTTCGCGCCTGTACGACTTCGAGATGCGCAAGCGCCTGGAAGAGCAGCAGAAGCTGGAGGACACCAAGACCGACGTCGGCTGGGGCCACCAGATCCGCAGCTACGTGCTGGACCAGAGCCGCATCAAGGACCTGCGCACCAACGTCGAGATCTCCAACACCCAGAAGGTCCTGGACGGCGACCTCGACGCCTTCATCGAAGCCAGCCTCAAGCAGGGAGTCTGA
- a CDS encoding HAD family hydrolase → MTQALLFDLDGTLIDSMPHHHNAWIEWHRRHGHPMDEPGFFASTAGRANAEILADLLPHLDAAAIDALAEEKEALYREFARPSLQLIGGAAELAALARNQGLKLAVCTASGLLNMQLAFERFGIGEWIDTVTSPADGLRGKPHPDIFLEAARRLGVAPEACVVFEDAPLGIEAARRAGMRAVALTTTMPREAFTGFDNVVAIVPDLQHFDLGALSPSRPTGEAHHA, encoded by the coding sequence GTGACCCAAGCATTGCTGTTCGACCTCGATGGCACGCTGATCGACAGCATGCCGCACCACCACAACGCCTGGATCGAGTGGCACCGGCGCCATGGTCATCCGATGGATGAGCCGGGCTTCTTCGCATCCACCGCCGGCCGCGCCAATGCCGAGATCCTGGCCGACCTGCTGCCGCACCTGGATGCGGCCGCGATCGACGCCCTGGCGGAGGAAAAGGAAGCGCTTTACCGCGAATTCGCCCGCCCGTCGCTGCAGCTGATCGGCGGCGCCGCCGAGCTGGCCGCGCTGGCGCGCAATCAGGGCCTGAAGCTGGCGGTGTGCACCGCCTCGGGCCTGCTGAACATGCAGCTGGCCTTCGAGCGCTTCGGCATCGGCGAGTGGATCGACACCGTCACCAGCCCGGCCGACGGCCTGCGCGGCAAGCCGCACCCGGACATCTTCCTGGAAGCCGCGCGCCGCCTGGGCGTGGCGCCCGAGGCCTGCGTGGTGTTCGAGGACGCACCGCTGGGCATCGAGGCGGCCCGCCGCGCCGGCATGCGTGCCGTCGCCCTCACCACCACCATGCCGCGCGAAGCCTTCACCGGCTTCGACAACGTGGTGGCCATCGTGCCCGATCTGCAGCACTTCGACCTCGGCGCCCTGTCGCCGTCGCGCCCCACCGGAGAAGCACACCATGCGTGA